The following is a genomic window from Amphiura filiformis chromosome 4, Afil_fr2py, whole genome shotgun sequence.
tcggaggcttcaaaaaagttaacggaaaatcggctctttgaagtcaagattttataaaaattttaaaagcttgcaaatcgactaatttttgttacccatttcaagttaagatatcaactgtaatgaatcaagaagaagtgaagaaataaccaagaattatgaaccaaagctatacccacaaagtttgttaacaattgttaacggaaaatgaagcctcgaagcgacaaatatcgaagtccggttctcaaaaatacagggctgttcacaattaaatctaatgtggcagtgtttactgaacatatgaccatactttcaagataagaaaaattatccatgaactaactgaagaaatcacagggttttacaaaaatgttactgttttttatagtttttcaaaatggcaatattaagtacatttcagcctgctaaaactgaacgcagtaactcccaaagatgattatgctacccaaggtagctgctaactagatgacttatgtggcaaaaaatcatggaattctgtggctttattagaacactacagatcaaaatgttaaaaatccaaagttacaccctttaccgtgaaaatgaccatatagctataatgtgtatcgatgatttgatagctatcaagtttttacggtaacaAGCACCCATATGACGatacacaattttattttcaaaatcaaatagaaatgtTACAAATCATTGTGTTGTTTAAGTGATAAATTTACATGATGTACATCACATTAAACACTTcttaaatttattaaatattctaAATTTTGCCTTTGAAGGACACTTACCAATTTATGTTTTTTATACCTAACAGGTCAAATGGGGAAGTGACCGATACCAAGAAGATGCAGGCATGGGCAGAGGTGAAGAAATGGAACAGATATTCAGCTACTTATCAAGGTTGAATTCTATGACAAAGAATGTGTCTGCTGCAAGTAAGTGAATACTGTTAATAATGATCAACCTACTGCATAATTCTCTGAGCCTTGTATACATAGATTTCATGTTTATTAtatggacgtgaaaatttcccactcaaaaaagagtaagtccagttgactagattatagttcaaatttcattattgtttactacctggatgaatgataatcttcacaaacatgAAAAACTCCACATATTGGTGCTTTTGTATTTTGAATATGTTTGAGAAGGGCTGTATTAAAAAGAATtgtgatttcacattttggacacaACCCATGGGTCTAAAGTATTGCTGCTGTAGGTAGCTGATCAGGATATTTTTAtgggacaggcaagtgtagccaacaatcaggGTTATTATCCTGATCGGAACCGATTGTAACAAGGTCTTTCATCATGGATCTTCTGCCTGGCCTTTATCAGATGAGTCACATAGAGAACGGATAAGGTTTTTTTGTCCTGCAGGGAATTGAACCAAAGACTGCTTGCACCAAAGGTAAAGACCTGAACCAGTATGTCACACAACTCCCCTATACATACTATTGGTTGTGCTACCACCAATAGTATTATCATATATATTATTTCAAGATATTAGTGCTGACATGGGAAGAAATTAATACTCACATTTGGACAATCCTAACATATCCATTTAAAACATTGTTAAACAATTGACACAATAACAAAATTGCCTATCAATTAactacacataattatgcattatGTATTTTCCATCACCATGCAAAATACAAGAGCAAAGGGGTTAGAAGGAATGAAAAAACGCAGATTGTGCGATATTATATTACTTTACATCTGCACTGCTGCATGCTCAATTATCCAAATGGTATGCTTTTAAAGATGGCACATACTCTATGTGAAAGAACAAGATATGCCTATAGCAGTATCATTTTTTGTAAGTAAAAATGTAGATAAATGGCAAACAATGTTTTTATGGACACATACTTTAAGTGCACGGAGGAGATTTTATCTTTGCAGTTTCAATGCCCATTATTTCACTATGAAACTTGGACAGAGTTTGTCAGTTACCCTCTGGTAGCAGAAATTGATAACTCCATTTTTCAGGATTGTGTGACTTAAGCCCATTctatatttattgttttcaattAATTGTACACAAATTTGGTGCTGTTGTTGTTAGTAGACAGATGTGTTTATAACACCATCTGTTATGCTATGAAAAGTTCTAGGTGCACCAACGGGTGTCTTGTTGTTCTTGATTTTGTGACTACCTGTAATGATGGAAGTCATGTACAGAAAGGAATTACACGGACCAAACATCAATGGGATCAAACCCCATTGTTGTTTTATTGCTATGTAGATGACCGCCAATGCAAAGTGAAGAATTTTCATCAATCTGAAGTATTTACTGATCATCTGGATCAGGACATTTAGTTTaccagaaaaggaaaaaaaactgtTTGTTTCTTAATGCCATatattgtaatattataatatttccataagaaatagattttattgtattatattgtaaattgtattaatttttccataaaatgttatttttcactgtcagatataaaCTCACATCCAAAACCCCAGTTTATAATTACCAGTTtttatttgtttcctttttttttttttttttttactacacAGACAGAGTCGATACCATAACAGAacatgtatttttctggaatacaaGAAAGATCGTACCAATGTCAGCAcatcagtgaatagattcatcaggtttgtaaaacatatcaattagcaattttaagcttgacaaaaccagtaagttttacttactctaatatttcgtccctacacatcggaggacttcatcagatgtgaccaTCTGATGCACTTTCCCAAGAAATGTGACTTTTGGTTGTGATTGGTCTGGTCTCCAGTCTTTAAAGAGACTGAAGAGTAGGTTCATGAAATGCTGAAAGACGAATAAAGAACTTAAAAAAATTGAAGACTGACCCCACCCCAAAGTACAAGCGAGAGTTAACTACCATCCTCGCTAGACTTAAGAAAGAGAACAAAATTGATGGTAAACAATATAAGCTTTTGTACCCTACAAGAGCAAATACACCACGACTTTATTGCACTGCAAAATTCACAAGCAAGGCAACCCTATGATCAATCTTCGATTATACAGATTCCTCGGCTATGAGACATCAAAAGCCCATGTCGATTTGCTCAATCCTTTGGTCGGTACCAAGGAACACCACGATAAAAATTCAAAAGAATTAGAGGAGGACCTAAAATGAAATATTTAACTCTCACGACGTGGTATCCTTGTTTACCAACACCCCAATAAAGGAGGCCTTAGATGTGGTTAAACCAAGACTGGTGGATGACAAAGATCTTAAAATGCGCACCAAACTTGAAGTTGATGACATTATCGAACTCCTTGATACTCACCACCACATATTTTGAATTCAGAGGTGCCATATATAGGCAAAGGTTTGGTGCAGCGATGGGCAGCCCAGTCAGCCCCATCATAGCGAATTTCTTTATGGAATTCCTGGAACAGCAAGCAATCGTGACTGCCCTGATTGATTGTAAGCCAGTCGGCATTGGCGTCATTATGTGGATGACGTGCTCGAAATCATAAAAACAGATGAAGTTCAAAATTTAACTGATCATCTAAACCAAGTTGACAAAAACAGACAGTGTAAAATTCACGTACGAGGAAGAGAAAGAAGGGCAAATACCATTTCTCGACACGCTTATTGTTCGGAAACATGGCGGTTCGGTAAAGCTCCTGGTATACAGGAAACCAACCCATACTGATCAATACCTGGTTTTAATTCAGAACACCCGTCCTTCAGCAAATGGGTGTAGTCTGAACTCTATTTGACCGTATGTACAGCGTGGTCACAGAAGAAGCGGATAGAATGAATGAAGAAAAACAGGTGTGTGGAGCCCTTAAAAACTGTGGCTATCCTAAATGGGCAGTGGATCAAGTCAAAGctaaaatgcaacaaaaatcTAAAGCGGCTGTGAAACCTAGCGCAAAGAAAGATCAAAGAATGAGGACAAAAGCAAGGGATGGTAGTGCTCCCTTATGGAATTTCTGAACGAGCACATAGTAGACACTGCAATGAAGCCCCATCAAACCCTCAAAAAGATACTGGTCCACCCAAAGTACAAAAGAGACAGGCTATAAAGACAGGCAATTGTATTTATGAGATCGGCTGCCAAAATTGCGATCTTAGTTATGTTGGTGAGACCTCTTGTTTGTTCAGGATTAGgcttgctgaacatcaagcggagGTTAAGaaagtgaatgagaaaaagttcACTCGGTCAGAACGAAGGGCATCAGAACAACAATAAACAAAGTCATGAGCCATATCTGATTACGTCGCGAGGGCAAATCATGTTGTCAACTGggaggactccaagatacttggcaaagTGCATGTCAGAAGATccagagaagtacgagaagcgatggagatcagaaagaggaaACAAAGACCATTAATAGAGAGGAAGGCAATTatcacgtatatgacccacttttaaagactggagACAAGACCAATCACAGCCGGAAGTCATtttccgggaaagtggatcagatgatcacatctgatgaagtcctccgacatgtaggacaaaatattagagaaagtaaaaacttactggttttgtcaagcaaaaattgcTAATTGGAATGTCAGCACAGTTGTGCAAAGGGTACATAGATGTAAGTGTTGATATTGATAATGATAAtatatgttttatttaattagatgtcattcaagattttttttttctactcATTGACAGGTGGTTTCAATTGCAAATTTGACAGTACACAGTTGTAAAACTTGCTCCCAATAATTATTAGGAATACTTTTTTTCTGGAGGATGAAGGAATTAAATGAGCACTCCTGCAAACATAACATTGCATTATGcctttatatgttagaaaataatttatcaagcacgaattacatggttttatttgaacaaactcatattgaccacaaAAAATGAATTAATACACCCGTCTCTTTACACACAATATTTAAAATTTCCAGGCTgagaaattgtccagtgcaatgacgtcccagtaatataaTGAagactgacaacaattgagcacagatATATAACCATGACACTAGAACATTCTGAtgggggaattttgaatattacgTGTTGAGAACTGGTTGTTTCATTTttgtggtcaatatgagtttgttttaaataaaaccatgcgatCTGTGCTTGATAAGTATTTTTCTAACATGTAAgggataatgttgtgattgccacaGACATATCCTTTAATACATATCACCTAAATAAACAAAGAATTAAGTAGAATTTAGGGAAGAAACCCCCAACTACTTgggattttattattattatttgcagcCAGATTAGCCTGGCCTGGTCCAGTGGATTTTATCCCAAGAATATCTTGGTTGTTAATTGTGTTGTCTGAACGAATATTCATGGAGACAATTGCTCCCATTTCTTTATGATGCAACTTGTACACACATGTCCATGAGTCAAGTACGAGATATAGGCAAGTTATGTTTGAGTTCAATTTCAAGTAATGTTTGAGAAATTTGTACCAAAAATGGTTAGAAATGCTCAGTTTTGCCAAAAGAACcataaaaagtctgattttcacctaaatttcaaatagaagttgaaaattaaaaaaaaatattcaaaattgaaaaaaataaattttacacaAGAATTATTTGTTACGGTGACTGaagaaatttgggcgaaaaaaACTTTtcggggattttctccaaaaatgagcaagtTAGTTGGAGTACCTTATTCTTTAAAAAGTCTTGCATTTAATTAATGAAAGCGGTGTATGGATTTTTTTTGGCAGGATACCTCAAATTTCAGCATTGCTGAAAATTGGATGTGACTCTATATGTAAAAGCAAAAAAATGATTGATCCAACTAATAAAAATATGACGTTATGTCTTATTTAAGGCATTGGTAAAATTCATATATAAACTTTATCATTAGAAGACTTTAACTATTGTATAATGTGCTGTTAACTAATTAGTCATGTTGGTAAGGTGTTaatgtgcaaaatttgtttttgttgttattgttttaacTCAGGTGGAAAAGGAATGGATAAAGCTGAGCAGCAGTGGGAGGAATTTTGGGCTGCCAATGGAAACAGATACAGCAGGATAGATATTGAAAGATGGCATGCTGATATTGCCAATATAGCTGAAGGTAAGTATtgatatgacagcgttcaagatcTTGGCACCATGGAAGTCAAAATGGTATGAACATAAGTTACTAATATTATGGTCAAATGAactttttctagggtgaaattttatgCAGATTATGAATATGTaatcagaaatgcaaaatctgtgttgctttatttttttaatcaaatacaTTACCATTCAGTCAAAATTGAAGATAAACTTGTTATAAGCAACTATTTTGGACACAACAAGTttgcatttttatctcaaaagcttGTTTGGTTTTTTGAGTTTTGATGAAACTAGTTAATTTAAATTGAATACCAGCATATTAACTTATTACATTGTACAAAATAAGGGCAAAGTCATTCTTCTACTGGCATTTTCCAATCAAATTTTATGTCAgaacctagactatgccatagtctatttgtgatgttaatcatgatgaaagcattcagttgaactcgaaattatactgatattaattacatcaaaatactagtataaaattgaaaaagtttatataattatattagtgacagtaaaagtaaagtgtttACTAAagggcttatattattgaatgcaacatatcataatgtcataattgtattgtattaatcatgaaattccaggttaaaatagactatggactttcaattttaaacaggattttgaacgggcaaagtccctaacactcccactgtcaatcatacttgtttagaATTTAAccacaagcaaatacaagacgcgttcaTGCACTCATAGACGCgctcatgcaattacacaacacaaaggcggggcaggccacatacttgtgtaccatgtagttattaatggtaatgacaggtacccggaggatttaaaccataacgagatcggggcgaccaatcacaagccagatccatttaaagatgccaattttagtaggccagatatCCGACAatatagaagctcatagacagccgtgttaagcatctctgaccgcaatccaaagtcagtagtccacttgcgaagctaacaaacagagggagtagggtgactgaaaagaacagatgtgaaaatctatcaattgtgcacacattaattaaatcagagttttaagcttaaatacaatatccagagtatgtacaatgggcaagtggactacgggataGTCTAGTCAGAACCTGGAATTTTACCATAAGTGGCCAATTTTCGGGAATCATTTGTCACTGGGACTGCAAATTTTGGGTAAACATTGCgaaaatatttatcaagttatacttaaagtgatttttttaatggaataaaCCTATTATTGtctgaaaaattaaataaaataaacaatgttTAAAGGTTTAATAGGTGCAATCACATATTTGAAATCTACTGGGGGAAAATTGTCAACAAATAAATccccatttttggccaaaaatgcatCTACACATTTTAGCCTAAATATGATatataaacacaaatttatcACTGTCCTAAATACTTTTTGCACACCTTTGGCCCCAACTGGTGCCAAGATCTTTAATGCTGACATAtaagcatacatacatacatacatacatacatacatacaagatttatatagcgccttttacaAATAGATCAAGGCGCATAACAGTGAATGACAAGAACATACATAATAGTAAACAAAGCataaaattaataaacataataataagattttaagagtttcttgaaacttgtGATTGAGCGTGCCTCCCTGATGTTACATGGGAGGCAGTTCCACAGTGCCGGTGCAGCAGCTTGGAATGCTCTGTCGCCAATTTGAATTCTGCCAACATGAGGAAAGAGAAAAGTGACACTCTGGcaaacaaatgaaagagaaaatcagaaaggcaaaggaaaagaaggggcaaggagcctgtttctCACCACAATTTACCCAAAGCATGGGCCAAATAGTATAAAACCAAATTTTGGCTTGCTACAAGTGCACATTGTCCAAATGAAATTCTTATTTGAAAGCTCAAAGACTTATCATGTGCAGTCTCTTTAAGGAACATCATATAAATATTTTACTGACAGATATTACCGGATGAGGATGATGCTACCAGGgtttttccccaatatttttattttcctcCCTTGACCAAGAATGCAGGCTATGCCCTGATGACATTATGCAACTATAGCAATGATATGAGCACTCTCAAATTGAGGAGCAATTCAAAAATGCTGTAACATTGGCAAGATTTGGCTGATAGATTCACAGTGATAAAAATATTGTTAAGTACAAGTGATTTTTCAGTCACCAAGTATAATCATGGTTGATCTGACCTGTGTGTTTCATCAATTTCTATACAACAATATAACTTTGCAAAAACCAGTTTAAATAGCTTGCAAATAAAGTAGCCGttgaaatttatattttcttattcTAGATAATTCCGATCTCTCAGATGAAACTGACACTGGCAGTGCCGCTGAGTTTTTCTTTGTATCACAGAGGTTGAAAGAAAATAAATCACTCGGCACATACACAACATCGTCAAGTGACAGGTTATCTCACTTGACAGGAACACACCTGCATTTCTCGGAAGCAAGAAAGCATACTGCAGATAAGCAAATGCTGCTTCAGAGGAAAGAAGACATGTTGAAAATCCTGCAAGACAGTGTTCCATTTCTTTCTGAGGAGGAGTTTTTGAAGAAGGCCAGAAGCAGGCTGCAGACCAGAAATAGCGTACCTCCAACAGGAGATTGAGGTTACCTGCTATGGCATAGAGAAGAGAAAGGTAGCATGGAGCAAAGAAGCTGGTGAGGAAACTGTACTTATTTTTAGGTTGTCAGAAGGAAGATTCCTTATGGCATCGCAGGTTGTGAGTATGGGTGTCAGTCAGTGTCACTCAGTGTGTGTGTTTCACTATGGGATCTTTCATGTATCAGTGGTGGGCAGGTTATATACAGAGGtcaagggtcatttgaggtcaacttataaaataacattatgtaagaTTTTGAGTTAAAATTTTGTCTCAAATGAACAGTTTAAATCATATTTCATAGCTGCATTATGGGTATTGTTGATATGCAAGGTCACACACGGATGTCAACAGTCATTTGAGGTGAACTTATAAATGGGCTGAAAATTATAAAGCtggtctcacatgaacagttcagatccaattgcaaccattattatgtgtAAATATAGGCTcatttgatccaattttatacatGTAAACTTGAACTGTACATTGTAGCTGAACAATGTATTCTTCTCATGTGCATTACACTTTATGAGTTAAACCTTTTTTGGCATTTTATCTGAAACCTGCACATtaaactaatattatatattttagatAAATATTGCTCAGGATAGGGAGGGCAGTAAGTCAtcctcaaatactagaaataccaaTTTAACACAACCAGGGGAGTGACATTGGAAAATTTACATAGCAGACTGACCTAGTACCTCACCAATTATATATGATCATTTGCGTATGGCAAGTTACTCTTGAG
Proteins encoded in this region:
- the LOC140149546 gene encoding uncharacterized protein gives rise to the protein MYSVVTEEADRMNEEKQVCGALKNCGYPKWAVDQVKAKMQQKSKAAVKPSAKKDQRMRTKARDGGKGMDKAEQQWEEFWAANGNRYSRIDIERWHADIANIAEDNSDLSDETDTGSAAEFFFVSQRLKENKSLGTYTTSSSDRLSHLTGTHLHFSEARKHTADKQMLLQRKEDMLKILQDSVPFLSEEEFLKKARSRLQTRNSVPPTGD